The Terriglobales bacterium genome includes a window with the following:
- a CDS encoding BlaI/MecI/CopY family transcriptional regulator, whose protein sequence is MPRKQSTTLTGAELRIMDVLWQKGPGTVQQVLDWLPAKPALAYNSVLTTVRILERKGYLQHIKDGRAHIYEPRIGQKEATRAEIRHLVSRFFRNSHEALVLNILEGDDLEDEEVKRLREMLERSQAK, encoded by the coding sequence GTGCCTCGGAAGCAATCCACAACCTTAACCGGCGCCGAACTGCGCATCATGGATGTGCTTTGGCAGAAAGGGCCGGGCACGGTCCAGCAGGTGTTGGACTGGCTGCCGGCCAAGCCGGCGCTTGCCTATAACTCCGTCCTGACCACGGTTCGTATTTTGGAACGCAAGGGTTACCTCCAGCATATTAAGGACGGCCGGGCGCACATCTACGAGCCGCGGATCGGACAAAAAGAAGCTACCCGTGCCGAGATCCGTCACCTGGTCAGCCGCTTCTTCCGCAACTCGCATGAGGCCCTGGTTTTGAACATTCTGGAAGGTGACGATCTTGAGGATGAGGAAGTAAAGCGATTGCGCGAGATGCTGGAACGGAGCCAGGCAAAATGA